The DNA window TTTGGGCAACGTCGCCGAAATCATAAGAATACGATCCCCGGGTGAGTGAAGGACAGGCGGTCGGTTCCACTGCGACGGCCCGGAATGGGCGTTTTCCGGTAATTTTCTCACGCATGAACGGAAAAAGAATACCGGCGAAATTACTGCCACCGCCTACGCATCCAATCACGATATCGGGGAATTTCTCTCCGGCCTGCTCGAATTGGAGGCGGGCTTCTTCTCCAATAATAGTCTGGTGGAGCATAACGTGGTTGAGGACGCTTCCCAGGCTGTACTTGGAATGCGGCGTGGTAACCGCATCTTCGATCGCTTCACTGATCGCGATCCCCAAGCTTCCCAGAGAATCTGGTGTCTTAGCCAAAATGTCCCTTCCGGCCTTTGTTCGTTCACTGGGACTGGGGAAGACCTGTCCTCCCCAAGTTTGCATCATGACCCTCCGGTAGGGTTTTTGTTGATAGCTTACCTTTACCATGTACACCGTACACTCAATCCCGAAAAAGCAACAGGCCATGGATAAGGCCGATCCCCATTGCCCGGCTCCGGTCTCAGTGGTCAGGCGCCGGGTTCCGTCTTTTTTGTTGTAATAAGCCTGGGGAACTGCGGTGTTTGGTTTATGGCTCCCAGCCGGACTGACCCCTTCGTTTTTGTAGTAAATACGGGCCGGCGTTCCCAACGCCTTCTCCAGCCTCGTGGCCCTTACCAGAGGAGTAGGCCGCCACAATCGGTAAAGATCCAAAACTTCCCCTGGTATATCAATGAATTGACTGGTGCTAACTTCCTGTTCGATGAGGCTCGGCGGAAATATCGGGGCCAGATCATCCGGAGTAACCGGTTCCTTGGTCCCAGGGTGAAGCGGTGGGTCCATGGGACGGGGAAGATCGGGAATAATATTGTACCAGACAGTTGGCATATTCTTCTCATCTAAAAAAATCCGGGTATTTTTGTCCATCATACCACCTCCGCGCTTAGACTTGATAAGATCCAACTAGGAATCCCTTGTCCGGTCCGGCATTCCCCGTTCCTTGATGCATATCCAGTCAATTATCCGAAGAGAGCAGGACTCGATCATTGGCGAACTTTTTATGTCGTGTCTCACTGAAGCGATCAAGGAGTTCAGCAATGCTCAGACGCTTCCGAACCTCATCGGTCAAATCGAGGACTATCTCCCCTTCGTCCATCATCAGGGTCCGGTCTCCCAGTTTGAGCGAGTGTTGTAGATTATGAGTAATCATGATGGCGGTAAGCTGGTCGTCACGAATCAGGGTTTCAGTCAGATCAAGAATCTTTTCTGCGGTTTTAGGATCGAGATTGGCGGTATGTTCATCCAGTAAAAATATTTTGGGATCACCGATAGTAGCCATGAGAAGAGCTACTGCTTGTCTTTGGCCACCTGACAAGAGGCCAACACGGTCTCGCAGGCGGTTTTCCAAACCAAGGCCGACTTCGGCAAGTTTTTCACGAAATTTTTTTCTCATTTGTTCATTGATGGCTATACGTAACCCCCGTGGTTTTCCTTTTCGAAAAGCAATGGCAAAATTCTCCTCCAAGGTGAGAGATAAAGCTGTCCCTTGATAGGTGTTTTGAAAGACCCTACCCAAGTATCCTGCCCGCCGGTAAGCGGGAAGTGCGGTAACGTCGTTGTTGTCAATCAGAACCCGGCCGGTATCCGGTGGAAAGGCACCGCTGATGATATTCAGAAGGCTTGTTTTTCCGGCGCCATTGCTTCCTACAATAGTGATGAATTGCCGTTCAGGTACCAAAAGATCGATATTTTTCAAAGCATAGCGCTCATCGGGAGTGTTACGAAAAAATATCTTATTGATTCCCCTCAGATCCAGCACTACCGAATCCTCCTCAATTTTTCACGCAAGGTGGGAAAGGAGAGAATAATAATAACTAAAAGTCCTGTGAAGAGCCTCAGGTCAAACGGTTTGAACCCGATATGATAGCCCCAGTTGAGGGCAATGGCCGTCGCCATCCGATAGATCACCGCACCGAGCACAATCTGGATGGTAATGACAAAGATAGTTTTTCCCCGCAAAAGGACTTCGCCAATAATCACCGATGCCAATCCGGCAACCACCATGCCGATCCCCATATTGATGTCCACAAAACCCTGAAATTGGGCAAACAGGGCTCCAGAAAGGGCAACAAGGGCGTTGGAGACCGCGATACCGACCAGTTTTATCTGGTCAGGATTCACGCCCTGAACTTCCACCAGGGTTTCGTTATCTCCGGTTGCCCGAATGGCCAAGCCGATTTCGGTGTGAAGAAAGAGATCGAGAACGATCTTGAGTAGGACTATGATCCCGATCAGAAAGATCAAGTGAAGATAGATTTCCGGAAAAGTCTGCCAGGTATCGCGAATAATGGTAAACACCGTACGGTGGCCGAGTAATTCCGAAAGGGAAATATTGGGACGTCCCATAATTCGCAGGTTGATTGAATACAGACAGATCATGGTGAGGATACCTGATAACAATGCCGGGATTTTAGAAAACGTGTGCAGAAAACCGGTAAAAAGACCAGCAATCGCACCGGCGACAAACGCCACAAACATGCCATACAAAGGGGCGAAACCACTGTAGGCCATAAATCCGAAAACCGCCGCACCGAGAGGATAGCTGCCGTCTACAGTCAAATCGGGAAAACTCAGGCACCGGAAGGTAACGAATACTCCGAGAGCCAATATGGCAAATAGCAGACCCTCCTGAATACTGTAGATAAGAAAATTGACTATGCCCAGCACCCTCTCTATACCAGGTGGGAGTTGAGTTCTCCCACCTGGTTAGTTCCTTGATTGAGAATCAGAATCTTTAGATGAACTGTAAATCGATTGAGTATCCCTTTTTTGCCATCTCGTTCACAAAGGACTTCAGGCGGGCTTCGAAAACATCCGGATTCAGTTCCAATGCGTCCATCGTTCCGCGATTGACTAAGAGAACTAGTCTTTGAGCAAATTCGACAGGTATGCTTCCCGGGTCCTCTCCCTGCAAAATACGGGCGACGATAGTGCCGGTTTGCCGTCCCAGCTGATAATAATCGAACCCAAGAGCTAGAAGCGCTCCCCTCACAACGGTAGTCGGATCGGCCAATATAAGGGGAATCTTCTGTTCTTTAGTGATCCGGGCAACCGTGTCCAGGGCACTGACCGTGGTGTTGTCAGTGGAAACATACACTGCACCGACTCTTCCAACAAGAGACTGGGTGGCCAAGGCGACATCGGCCGTTGTCGTGACGGTAGCTTCAACGAGTTCCAACTCCAATTGCCCGGTAATTTCTTTAGCCATGTCATTAGTTACAACAGAATTGACCTCGCCGGCGTTATAGATTGTACCGATCGTTTCCACTTCAGGAAAGAGATAATTGATCAATTCGATTTGCCGGTAAACCGGGGTCAGGTCCGAGGCACCGGTTACGTTTCCGCCTGGGTTTTCCAGTTCTCTCACCAGTCCGGCTCTCACCGGAGCGGTCACGGCGGAAAAGACGATAGGGATTTCGGTGGTGGCATTGACCGCCGCCTGGGAAGTTGGCGTCGCAATGGAGACAATCAGGTCCACCCGATCGGAAATGAATTTTCGGGCGATCGTGTTAGCTGTCGCAATGTCGCCTTGGGCGGATTGGGAATCGAAAACGATAGTCTCACCGGAAACGTATCCGTATTCCTCGGCCAGAGCGTCCATAACCCCATCCCGAACCGCGTCGAGAGCCGGATGGTCTACAATTTGCATGATACCGATGCGAACCATCTCCTGTGCAGTCCCCACCCCAGTAAACATAACAAGGATAAGGCAAAGCATTAAAACAACCAAGATCCTATTCATGTTACTTACCCCCTTCCGATTATTAAATTTTCTCACCTAATTAAATAAATCCCCCCGTCCCAGAGACGAGGGGATACTCGTGGTACCACCCTAATCAAACCAATAACCGCTCACTCACCTTCGTATCGGGAATTACCAGCGAATCTTACTTGCAGAAAAAACCTATTTTGAGATCCACGCCTCCGGGACCCATTCGTTCCGGCATGGACACCGGGTTCCCAGCAATCCCCGGCTCCCTCTGGCCCACTGCTAAAACTACTTGCTCCCCTCAACGGCTTACTCCATTGATCAATTATCGTGTCTTGGCCAAAAAAAGATATTCATATTATACACAGAATCACCTGTAAGTAAAGCGCATCGCAAGGCTTTTTGACCATTGATCAGACGTCAGAATTCTTTTCTGATTCCTGTTTCAGAAAGACAGTGCCAAGATGCCGGGTGCCCTCCAAAAAGCCAATGATCTTTTTATAAAGAAGTAAGGTAATCATGCCATTGATCGCTCCCTTCAAGAGATTGAAAGGAATGATGGCCGGGAGAAGCATCGAAACGACGGTTGAACGGGGGACACCCAGATAAAGGGGAGTAACGACCAGGTTGGCCGCCACCATAATGGCGGTCATAAGCAACGTGGCCAGAATCAAGGACAAAATGGCGCCCCGGTAGCTGCGTCGGGCCCGATAGACCATACCGGCTATCAGAATATAAGATCCAGTAGCCAGGATATGCATCAAGATGCCCCAGGGACCTCCCTGACCGGTGATCACACCAAAGAGAATCGAGACCACCGTGGTAACGAATATTCCCAATGCCGGTCCGTACTTGAAAGTGACAGACAGAATTGGTACATCACCCGGGTCGTAAAGAAGGAAAGGAGCTTGCGGAACAAGGGGAAAGTGAATCAAGAGGCTGAGCACCAGGGACAGGCCAGAAAAAGCTCCGGCATAAACAATCGTTTTGTGTTTCATGGATGATCCCTCCCGTTCTATTCAGGAACGAAAAAGCCCTGAAGCATTATGCTTCAGGGCTCAAGAGACTGCTATCAACACTTCTTCTCCCTTCCGGACTCTACCGTCGGCTCCGGACTCACACCGGATCCACCCTTACGGGTTCGCGGGCTGTAGCTTGCGCTTATACCGCCGGTCGGGAATTGGGATGGACTCCCTCACCCTGCCCTGAAGAAAGCTGTATTTTCAAAATTCATTATATGCCCCCGGAGTATTTCTGTCAAACGGAGAACTCTCCCCGATTCCGGTAGTGGGGAGCCAGGAAGAAGGGAATTTTTGCATACTCTTCGAAAAAACCCTGATAAACCGGAGTCAAGTTCGAAGGCTCAAAGGTTCGGGTATCGATAACGATCATTTCGCGGGCTTGATCGATATTCTGGGTAAAACCAGAACCGACCATGGAAAACAGGGTCGCCCCGAGAACGGTCGCTTCTTCGACTGAAGTCGTCAACACCGGAAGATTCAATACATCAGCCCGAATCTGGTTCCAGAGGGTATTTTTGGCGCCTCCCCCAACCACTCGAATTCCCTGCGGGACGAAGGAAAACACTTCCCGAAAAGCCAGAACCGCCTGCTTGAGCTGGTAGCAAAGACCTTCAAGAACCGCCCGGAATATTTCAACCCGTTCTGTAGTCAATTCCAATCCGAGTAGCGTTCCCTGGGTATGCTGCGGTTTATTTGGTCCTGAGGGCATAAAGGAAGGAATGGCCACGACACCGCGGGAACCGGGAGGAACCTGTTGTGCCCCTTCGATCATCATCCGATATATTTCTCCATGATCCTTGATGTCACAAAAGAAGTTCCGTCTTACCCACTCCACGACCCCTCCGGCGATCATGAGCATTTGAGGATTCCATAGTCCCTCTTCGGAATCAATTTCGGTAAGAATGCCAAGTTCAAATGCCCGATCAGAATCCCGACATTCTGAAACACGAAGCGCGGCGATCTCCCAGGTTCCCGAATTGAGGATCACCTCATCGGGAGAAGCCAAAGAACCCATAAGGGCGAACTGTGTGTCATGGCCGGTGGAAATGACCGGAATTTTTCCGGGGAGGCCGGTCTCGCCGGCGACTTTGTCGAGCAAGGTGCCAATCACTTCACCCGGCCGGACCATTCGAGGGAAAAACGAGGAATC is part of the Atribacteraceae bacterium genome and encodes:
- a CDS encoding FGGY family carbohydrate kinase — encoded protein: MNIYFVVLDCGATSIRAVTIGEKGEILHISSCPNAPRPQEGIRENLIWDVDEVWDKSIRVVRDVVSKTPGKAVSLTVTAFGADGAPVKKDGSLTYPVISWQCSRTVPWTNRLIGSLSAREIFRITGYQIIPFNTLFKLLWLRENAPRSLEQADCFMMMPGILSHRFCGEFSIDWTSASTTMMLDIQNKTWSKRILSLAELDSSFFPRMVRPGEVIGTLLDKVAGETGLPGKIPVISTGHDTQFALMGSLASPDEVILNSGTWEIAALRVSECRDSDRAFELGILTEIDSEEGLWNPQMLMIAGGVVEWVRRNFFCDIKDHGEIYRMMIEGAQQVPPGSRGVVAIPSFMPSGPNKPQHTQGTLLGLELTTERVEIFRAVLEGLCYQLKQAVLAFREVFSFVPQGIRVVGGGAKNTLWNQIRADVLNLPVLTTSVEEATVLGATLFSMVGSGFTQNIDQAREMIVIDTRTFEPSNLTPVYQGFFEEYAKIPFFLAPHYRNRGEFSV
- a CDS encoding ATP-binding cassette domain-containing protein, with amino-acid sequence MLDLRGINKIFFRNTPDERYALKNIDLLVPERQFITIVGSNGAGKTSLLNIISGAFPPDTGRVLIDNNDVTALPAYRRAGYLGRVFQNTYQGTALSLTLEENFAIAFRKGKPRGLRIAINEQMRKKFREKLAEVGLGLENRLRDRVGLLSGGQRQAVALLMATIGDPKIFLLDEHTANLDPKTAEKILDLTETLIRDDQLTAIMITHNLQHSLKLGDRTLMMDEGEIVLDLTDEVRKRLSIAELLDRFSETRHKKFANDRVLLSSDN
- a CDS encoding ABC transporter substrate-binding protein; the encoded protein is MNRILVVLMLCLILVMFTGVGTAQEMVRIGIMQIVDHPALDAVRDGVMDALAEEYGYVSGETIVFDSQSAQGDIATANTIARKFISDRVDLIVSIATPTSQAAVNATTEIPIVFSAVTAPVRAGLVRELENPGGNVTGASDLTPVYRQIELINYLFPEVETIGTIYNAGEVNSVVTNDMAKEITGQLELELVEATVTTTADVALATQSLVGRVGAVYVSTDNTTVSALDTVARITKEQKIPLILADPTTVVRGALLALGFDYYQLGRQTGTIVARILQGEDPGSIPVEFAQRLVLLVNRGTMDALELNPDVFEARLKSFVNEMAKKGYSIDLQFI
- a CDS encoding ECF transporter S component, with amino-acid sequence MKHKTIVYAGAFSGLSLVLSLLIHFPLVPQAPFLLYDPGDVPILSVTFKYGPALGIFVTTVVSILFGVITGQGGPWGILMHILATGSYILIAGMVYRARRSYRGAILSLILATLLMTAIMVAANLVVTPLYLGVPRSTVVSMLLPAIIPFNLLKGAINGMITLLLYKKIIGFLEGTRHLGTVFLKQESEKNSDV
- a CDS encoding TrpB-like pyridoxal phosphate-dependent enzyme, producing the protein MMDKNTRIFLDEKNMPTVWYNIIPDLPRPMDPPLHPGTKEPVTPDDLAPIFPPSLIEQEVSTSQFIDIPGEVLDLYRLWRPTPLVRATRLEKALGTPARIYYKNEGVSPAGSHKPNTAVPQAYYNKKDGTRRLTTETGAGQWGSALSMACCFFGIECTVYMVKVSYQQKPYRRVMMQTWGGQVFPSPSERTKAGRDILAKTPDSLGSLGIAISEAIEDAVTTPHSKYSLGSVLNHVMLHQTIIGEEARLQFEQAGEKFPDIVIGCVGGGSNFAGILFPFMREKITGKRPFRAVAVEPTACPSLTRGSYSYDFGDVAQTTPLLKMHTLGHDFIPPGIHAGGLRYHGMSPLVSLLTDAGLIEAKAYKQNQIFEAAILFANTEAMIVAPESAHAIQGVIEEARKCRESGEEKVILFNLSGHGYLDLGAYDMYLSEGRLNNNH